One segment of Daphnia magna isolate NIES linkage group LG2, ASM2063170v1.1, whole genome shotgun sequence DNA contains the following:
- the LOC116915675 gene encoding protein NDUFAF4 homolog, translating to MGNIAIKASRKLMRPLKNFAVEARAERVLAKEKPTPAPWHPTTQKRIDELIKSNPDLIDGQLAKKDELLGNRLKQIYVTSRDKPIIPKNIEKTLPAERNNVESPEFGYQEPARITKGKLSIRQALLLIGKHHQDPVIHNAVSLANEYTIHPRVSENILKYFKTFEYYQPPKVKTHIQAKDYITFKSLPTAQDKDKPLLGENSLKS from the exons ATGGGGAACATTGCTATAAAAGCTTCGAGGAAACTCATGAGGCCATTAAAGAATTTTGCTGTTGAAGCACGAGCCGAGAGAGTGTTAGCAAAGGAAAAGCCAACGCCAGCTCCGTGGCATCCGACAACGCAGAAAAGAATTGATGAATTAATTAAAA GTAATCCAGATCTAATAGATGGGCAACTGGCTAAAAAAGATGAACTTTTAGGCAACCGCCTCAAACAAATTTATGTAACGTCCAGAGACAAACCAATAATACCTAAGAATATAGAAAAGACACTGCCTGCAGAAAGAAACAATGTTGAATCACCAGAATTTGGCTATCAAGAGCCAGCCCGAATAACAAAAGGGAAATTGAGTATTCGCCAGGCCTTACTGCTTATAGGCAAACATCACCAGGATCCTGTAATCCACAATGCTGTGTCATTAGCAAATGAATACACCATTCATCCCAGAGTATCAG agAATATTCTAAAGTACTTCAAAACCTTTGAATATTATCAGCCCCCAAAAGTCAAAACTCATATTCAAGCTAAAGATTATATAACGTTCAAATCTTTACCCACAGCACAAGATAAAGATAAGCCTCTATTAGGAGAAAATAGCCTTAAAAGCTGA
- the LOC116915627 gene encoding collagen alpha-1(I) chain, translating to MKATALIPLLVAAALAAPQYGQPPQVGQTVKITKQQWNSLNPYGPSSAYPANERPQIDAIQKQWERFYEYLPWLKGAPGAPGEQGAPGNDGRDGRDGVDGKDGVDGKDGRDGIDGKDAIYTDDYGTKIVVGPPGAPGEPGPAGPPGEKGDTGESGAPGEDGKPGLDGSPGYDGAPGPKGPPGSPGFNGLPGSDGKQGERGEKGDTGSSGSPGLNGAPGAPGKPGYPGGPGPVGPKGETGPPGLAIASNIAGPPGTPGFPGKDGKPGYNGAPGAAGPPGPVGPQGLPGKPGGTGFPGYSGAKGEPGKPGYPGPPGKDGYPGAPSKIPGPPGPIGPAGPPGYNGASGKDGLPGGPGYPGKEGKPGPPGYTGAPGLQGKPGKDGLPGPVGAPGYPGGPGPVGPQGKPGPPGYPGGPGPIGPIGPLGPVGPQGKPGAPGYPGGPGPIGPIGPVGPVGFPGKDGYPGKPGPVGAPGPVGAPGPVTTYTQVQEYAPASSYSPPAYEAATVYTQTAPQQVYQQPQIYQEVSQPVYG from the exons ATGAAGGCAACC GCTTTAATACCGCTATTGGTGGCGGCCGCTCTTGCTGCCCCCCAGTACGGCCAACCCCCTCAGGTAGGCCAAACTGTTAAAATTACGAAGCAACAGTGGAACTCCTTGAATCCATACGGACCGTCAAGCGCTTATCCTGCAAACGAACGTCCGCAAATTGATGCCATTCAGAAGCAATGGGAACGCTTTTACGAATATCTCCCATGGCTGAAAGGAGCCCCTGGAGCACCAGGAGAACAGGGAGCTCCTGGAAATGACGGAAGGGATGGCAGAGATGGTGTCGACGGCAAAGATGGCGTAGACGGCAAAGATGGAAGGGATGGCATAGATGGAAAAGATGCCATCTACACTGACGATTACGGCACAAAAATCGTTGTTGGTCCTCCCGGAGCTCCTGGTGAGCCAGGACCTGCTGGACCTCCCGGAGAAAAGGGAGACACTGGAGAATCTGGTGCTCCTGGCGAAGACGGTAAACCTGGTCTAGACGGAAGTCCTGGATATGATGGCGCTCCTGGTCCCAAAGGTCCTCCTGGCTCACCTGGCTTCAATGGATTACCTGGTTCCGACGGCAAACAAGGCGAACGCGGAGAAAAGGGAGACACTGGCTCAAGTGGATCTCCTGGTCTCAACGGTGCCCCTGGAGCTCCTGGCAAACCTGGCTACCCCGGAGGACCTGGGCCTGTAGGACCTAAGGGTGAAACTGGACCACCTGGTCTCGCCATTGCATCCAATATCGCTGGACCTCCTGGTACACCTGGCTTCCCCGGCAAAGACGGTAAACCGGGCTACAACGGCGCACCTGGTGCTGCTGGTCCACCAGGACCTGTCGGACCTCAAGGCCTTCCCGGAAAACCAGGTGGTACTGGCTTTCCAGGATACTCTGGTGCTAAAGGTGAACCCGGTAAACCTGGTTATCCCGGACCCCCTGGCAAGGATGGATATCCTGGTGCACCCAGCAAGATTCCTGGTCCTCCTGGACCCATCGGACCTGCTGGCCCCCCTGGCTACAATGGCGCTTCTGGCAAAGATGGTCTTCCCGGCGGCCCTGGATATCCAGGCAAAGAGGGAAAACCCGGACCCCCAGGATACACAG GCGCACCAGGCCTGCAGGGTAAGCCCGGTAAGGATGGTCTTCCCGGTCCCGTCGGAGCTCCCGGCTATCCAGGTGGCCCAGGACCAGTTGGACCACAAGGCAAACCTGGTCCTCCTGGCTACCCTGGTGGACCTGGACCAATTGGACCTATAGGCCCTCTTGGCCCTGTTGGACCCCAAGGCAAACCAGGTGCACCGGGTTATCCAGGCGGCCCTGGTCCCATCGGACCTATTGGACCCGTTGGCCCTGTAGGATTCCCAGGTAAAGATGGCTATCCTGGAAAGCCGGGACCCGTTGGCGCACCCGGACCAGTTGGCGCTCCTGGACCGGTGACCACCTACACTCAAGTCCAAGAATATGCTCCAGCTTCCTCCTACAGTCCACCAGCTTACGAAGCCGCAACGGTTTACACGCAGACAGCGCCACAACAAGTTTACCAACAACCTCAAATTTATCAGGAAGTGTCCCAACCCGTTTACGGTTAA
- the LOC116915624 gene encoding suppressor protein SRP40 isoform X1, translated as MNAKDLNPSLPVFDDADQENGNHRLKTPVATRTKALQRKKYEIEGEIKYVKPLQAAAASHKKLSENVQMNTSSHHLQVAPEQLHREPNGSKKKGSAKIKRVRREFSLLQNASETEINEIEKVKVGKKQHSTKRSKQDSKKQSAENIEELVYEPTPKRLRIVSNVQNFDRNMESIIEACAKNVSTSDKSNQTLEKHLDGKTIFVSPAKQLAIKPAVTIGTKIPGSNRSGKKLTVSTNNCTDLEEFSSIDGVKSAKSGRTKRGVLSGYADGGTELSTSLPNRPMSTKQGLEKNAGTSGPIKSGFDYESISDKEADTDTTESEDDTCSSYTDTEVDVIFSKSGNTLENRSRISSLSPDNFETSKQKNEASESSLSPEFDQRQNLSKSLPGLVFHLPRKQLSLSDDSLAADRDLSTKKADKHENTEEKVLKSARSRNLLKNSSSSKLESSRISANASTLIEETRLPNKQIPSFLNASPYHQPPGDADRDLDAVQERSPTQRAKMLYTEESMVELTNCRVTPSSISDPCNAVPMPTRHPTTFNLYMAPSSYPVRARQIDSTEDFVVSWLYMQPTVIFPLQTSFRTMIVRMKGTVEFRSNPCVSSRTLLDSVTKLVELEAGRLFHIANTGKEVALIQMTEILR; from the exons ATGAACGCAAA AGATCTAAATCCATCTCTTCCTGTTTTTGATGATGCTGACCAAGAAAATGGTAACCACAGATTAAAGACTCCTGTAGCTACAAGAACCAAAGCattgcaaagaaagaaatatgAAATAGAAGGGGAAATCAAATATGTAAAACCTCTCCAAGCTGCTGCTGCATCACACAAGAAATTATCAGAAAATGTACAGATGAACACTTCAAGTCACCACTTACAAGTTGCTCCAGAGCAACTTCATCGTGAACCTAATGGGTCCAAGAAGAAAG GAAGTGCAAAGATAAAAAGAGTGAGGAGAGAGTTTTCCCTCCTTCAAAATGCTAGTGAAACTGAAATAAATGAGATTGAGAAAGTGAAAGTTGGCAAGAAACAGCATTCCACAAAGAGATCCAAACAAGATTCAAAAAAACAGTCAGCAGAAAACATTGAGGAACTG GTATACGAACCAACCCCTAAACGACTGAGGATTGTTTCAAATGTACAAAACTTTGATAGAAACATGGAATCTATCATTGAGGCTTGCGCAAAAAATGTGAGCACAAGTGATAAATCGA ATCAAACGTTAGAGAAGCATCTTGATGGAAAGACTATATTTGTATCTCCTGCAAAACAGCTGGCTATTAAACCTGCAGTGACCATAG GTACCAAAATACCTGGAAGTAATCGATCAGGAAAAAAGTTGACGGTTTCAACAAACAATTGCACCGACTTAGAGGAATTCTCGTCTATTGATG GTGTGAAATCTGCCAAAAGCGGCCGAACAAAAAGAGGAGTTCTATCAGGCTATGCTGACGGTGGAACAGAACTATCAACGTCTTTACCCAACCGCCCAATGTCTACCAAGCAGGGTTTAG AGAAAAACGCGGGGACATCAGGACCAATAAAATCAGGGTTTGACTATGAATCGATCTCAGACAAGGAGGCTGACACCGATACAACGG AAAGTGAAGATGATACATGCTCCTCCTATACTGATACAGAAGTTGACGTAATTTTCTCCAAAAGTGGAAACACCCTCGAGAACAGAAGCCGGATAAGTTCCCTTTCCCCTGACAACTTTGAAACgtcaaaacagaaaaatgaagCTTCGGAGTCTTCACTTTCTCCAGAGTTTGATCAAAGGCAGAATTTGTCGAAATCCCTGCCAGGTTTAGTATTCCATTTACCCAGGAAACAACTCTCACTCTCCGACGACTCTTTAGCGGCTGATCGCGATCTGAGCACTAAAAAAGCCGATAAGCATGAAAATACCGAAGAAAAGGTCTTGAAGTCGGCTCGGAGCAGAAATTTATTGAAAAACTCGTCCTCTTCGAAATTGGAATCATCCCGTATTTCTGCAAATGCCAGCACACTCATAGAAG AGACGCGTTTGCCAAATAAACAAATCCCATCTTTCCTGAATGCATCGCCATACCATCAACCACCGGGAGACGCGGACAGGGATTTGGATG CAGTACAGGAAAGAAGTCCCACTCAACGTGCCAAAATGCTCTATACTGAAGAAAGTATGGTTGAGTTGACCAACTGCAGGGTGACACCTAGTTCTATATCAGATCCATGCAACGCAGTTCCCATGCCTACCCGACATCCAACTACATTTAATCTTTACATGGCTCCTAGTAGTTACCCTGTACGAGCACGTCAAATTGACTCGACGGAAGATTTCGTGGTTTCGTGGCTATACATGCAACCTACAGTTATTTTCCCCTTACAAACTTCCTTCCGTACCATG ATCGTCCGTATGAAGGGCACTGTAGAGTTCAGAAGCAATCCGTGTGTTTCAAGTCGCACGTTGCTGGACTCAGTAACCAAATTAGTGGAACTTGAGGCCGGCCGTCTTTTTCATATTGCAAATACAGGAAAAGAAGTTGCATTGATCCAGATGACCGAAATTTTGCGATAA
- the LOC116915644 gene encoding glycoprotein endo-alpha-1,2-mannosidase, whose protein sequence is MIPKRNCYLLCKNVMIAVFFYAFLFMFIRLYFSQSSGKSANDQHLQQILLERKNVTVLPDIWPKDKVAYRDTTNNISVLSDNVHIFYYPWFGNPEDDSVYLHWNHEYLPNWDEKDKNVYPTGKHVPPGDIGANFYPLLGCYSSKNPVTVGQHMKWIRQAGIGVLVISWYPPDLSDKEGKPFDQLFPMFLETASVYNLKISFHIEPYEGRNPENLRKNIKYIIEKYGNHTSVYKLQKSPSKKPLPVFYIYDSYLNSPNSWSSVLSVSGKQSIRNTDIDGIFLGLVVEFRHKQDIVSGGFDGFYTYFAANGFSYGSSWKNWKSLSSFARKNGLLFAPSVGPGYIDTRVRPWNVKTTRERKNGKYYKIAWTTALQTNPPLISITSFNEWHEGTQIEPAISKSNKGYVYNDYLPGEPDFYLNLTRQFVSQYSEILFKMKT, encoded by the exons ttattcGTCTTTACTTCAGTCAATCCTCCGGTAAATCAGCCAACGACCAACACCTACAACAAATCTTATTAGAACGAAAAAATGTGACAGTTTTACCAGACATTTGGCCGAAAGACAAAGTAGCATACAGGGACACGACAAACAATATATCGGTTTTATCCGATAATGTGCATATTTTCTATTATCCATGGTTTGGAAACCCAGAAGATGATTCAGTGTACCTGCATTGGAa TCATGAATATCTGCCGAACTGGGACGAGAAAGACAAAAATGTGTATCCTACTGGAAAACATGTACCACCAGGGGACATTG gtGCAAATTTTTATCCACTGTTAGGTTGTTATAGTTCAAAAAATCCTGTCACTGTAGGCCAACATATGAAGTGGATAAGACAGGCAGGAATAGGGGTGCTTGTTATTTCCTGGTATCCACCTGACTTGA GTGACAAAGAAGGGAAGCCATTTGACCAACTTTTTCCAATGTTCCTGGAAACTGCCAGTGTGTATAACCTAAAGATATCATTTCACATTGAGCCATATGAAG GAAGAAATCCTGAAAACCTCAGAAAAAACATCAAGTACATAATAGAGAAATATg GCAATCACACGTCAGTGTACAAACTCCAAAAGTCTCCGTCAAAAAAACCTCTTCCCGTTTTCTACATCTACGATTCGTATCTCAACTCACCAAATAGCTGGAGTTCCGTGTTAAGCGTTAGTGGTAAACAATCCATCAGAAATACGGACATCGATGGAATTTTCCTCGGACTTGTCGTCGAATTTCGCCACAA GCAAGATATTGTATCCGGAGGATTTGACGGTTTTTATACGTATTTCGCTGCTAATGGATTCTCCTATGGAAGTTCATGGAAAAACTGGAAATCTTTATCCTCGTTTGCCAGAAAAAATGGACTCCTTTTTGCACCATCAGTTGGACCAGGTTACATTGATACGCGTGTTCGCCCGTGGAATGTGAAGACCACCAGAGAACGCAAAAACGGGAAGTACTACAAGATAGCTTGGACGACGGCGCTCCAGACGAATCCTCCGTTAATTTCTATCACCTCCTTTAACGAGTGGCACGAAGGGACACAG ATAGAACCGGCTATTTCAAAATCGAATAAAGGTTACGTTTACAATGACTACTTGCCCGGTGAACCAGATTTCTACCTAAACTTGACTAGACAGTTTGTGTCTCAGTACAGTGAAATCCTGTTTAAAATGAAAACGTGA
- the LOC116915624 gene encoding suppressor protein SRP40 isoform X2 — protein MNAKDLNPSLPVFDDADQENGNHRLKTPVATRTKALQRKKYEIEGEIKYVKPLQAAAASHKKLSENVQMNTSSHHLQVAPEQLHREPNGSKKKGSAKIKRVRREFSLLQNASETEINEIEKVKVGKKQHSTKRSKQDSKKQSAENIEELVYEPTPKRLRIVSNVQNFDRNMESIIEACAKNVSTSDKSNQTLEKHLDGKTIFVSPAKQLAIKPAVTIGTKIPGSNRSGKKLTVSTNNCTDLEEFSSIDGVKSAKSGRTKRGVLSGYADGGTELSTSLPNRPMSTKQGLEKNAGTSGPIKSGFDYESISDKEADTDTTESEDDTCSSYTDTEVDVIFSKSGNTLENRSRISSLSPDNFETSKQKNEASESSLSPEFDQRQNLSKSLPGLVFHLPRKQLSLSDDSLAADRDLSTKKADKHENTEEKVLKSARSRNLLKNSSSSKLESSRISANASTLIEETRLPNKQIPSFLNASPYHQPPGDADRDLDVQERSPTQRAKMLYTEESMVELTNCRVTPSSISDPCNAVPMPTRHPTTFNLYMAPSSYPVRARQIDSTEDFVVSWLYMQPTVIFPLQTSFRTMIVRMKGTVEFRSNPCVSSRTLLDSVTKLVELEAGRLFHIANTGKEVALIQMTEILR, from the exons ATGAACGCAAA AGATCTAAATCCATCTCTTCCTGTTTTTGATGATGCTGACCAAGAAAATGGTAACCACAGATTAAAGACTCCTGTAGCTACAAGAACCAAAGCattgcaaagaaagaaatatgAAATAGAAGGGGAAATCAAATATGTAAAACCTCTCCAAGCTGCTGCTGCATCACACAAGAAATTATCAGAAAATGTACAGATGAACACTTCAAGTCACCACTTACAAGTTGCTCCAGAGCAACTTCATCGTGAACCTAATGGGTCCAAGAAGAAAG GAAGTGCAAAGATAAAAAGAGTGAGGAGAGAGTTTTCCCTCCTTCAAAATGCTAGTGAAACTGAAATAAATGAGATTGAGAAAGTGAAAGTTGGCAAGAAACAGCATTCCACAAAGAGATCCAAACAAGATTCAAAAAAACAGTCAGCAGAAAACATTGAGGAACTG GTATACGAACCAACCCCTAAACGACTGAGGATTGTTTCAAATGTACAAAACTTTGATAGAAACATGGAATCTATCATTGAGGCTTGCGCAAAAAATGTGAGCACAAGTGATAAATCGA ATCAAACGTTAGAGAAGCATCTTGATGGAAAGACTATATTTGTATCTCCTGCAAAACAGCTGGCTATTAAACCTGCAGTGACCATAG GTACCAAAATACCTGGAAGTAATCGATCAGGAAAAAAGTTGACGGTTTCAACAAACAATTGCACCGACTTAGAGGAATTCTCGTCTATTGATG GTGTGAAATCTGCCAAAAGCGGCCGAACAAAAAGAGGAGTTCTATCAGGCTATGCTGACGGTGGAACAGAACTATCAACGTCTTTACCCAACCGCCCAATGTCTACCAAGCAGGGTTTAG AGAAAAACGCGGGGACATCAGGACCAATAAAATCAGGGTTTGACTATGAATCGATCTCAGACAAGGAGGCTGACACCGATACAACGG AAAGTGAAGATGATACATGCTCCTCCTATACTGATACAGAAGTTGACGTAATTTTCTCCAAAAGTGGAAACACCCTCGAGAACAGAAGCCGGATAAGTTCCCTTTCCCCTGACAACTTTGAAACgtcaaaacagaaaaatgaagCTTCGGAGTCTTCACTTTCTCCAGAGTTTGATCAAAGGCAGAATTTGTCGAAATCCCTGCCAGGTTTAGTATTCCATTTACCCAGGAAACAACTCTCACTCTCCGACGACTCTTTAGCGGCTGATCGCGATCTGAGCACTAAAAAAGCCGATAAGCATGAAAATACCGAAGAAAAGGTCTTGAAGTCGGCTCGGAGCAGAAATTTATTGAAAAACTCGTCCTCTTCGAAATTGGAATCATCCCGTATTTCTGCAAATGCCAGCACACTCATAGAAG AGACGCGTTTGCCAAATAAACAAATCCCATCTTTCCTGAATGCATCGCCATACCATCAACCACCGGGAGACGCGGACAGGGATTTGGATG TACAGGAAAGAAGTCCCACTCAACGTGCCAAAATGCTCTATACTGAAGAAAGTATGGTTGAGTTGACCAACTGCAGGGTGACACCTAGTTCTATATCAGATCCATGCAACGCAGTTCCCATGCCTACCCGACATCCAACTACATTTAATCTTTACATGGCTCCTAGTAGTTACCCTGTACGAGCACGTCAAATTGACTCGACGGAAGATTTCGTGGTTTCGTGGCTATACATGCAACCTACAGTTATTTTCCCCTTACAAACTTCCTTCCGTACCATG ATCGTCCGTATGAAGGGCACTGTAGAGTTCAGAAGCAATCCGTGTGTTTCAAGTCGCACGTTGCTGGACTCAGTAACCAAATTAGTGGAACTTGAGGCCGGCCGTCTTTTTCATATTGCAAATACAGGAAAAGAAGTTGCATTGATCCAGATGACCGAAATTTTGCGATAA
- the LOC116915624 gene encoding uncharacterized protein LOC116915624 isoform X3 produces the protein MNAKDLNPSLPVFDDADQENGNHRLKTPVATRTKALQRKKYEIEGEIKYVKPLQAAAASHKKLSENVQMNTSSHHLQVAPEQLHREPNGSKKKDSRITNPSTQKVYEPTPKRLRIVSNVQNFDRNMESIIEACAKNVSTSDKSNQTLEKHLDGKTIFVSPAKQLAIKPAVTIGTKIPGSNRSGKKLTVSTNNCTDLEEFSSIDGVKSAKSGRTKRGVLSGYADGGTELSTSLPNRPMSTKQGLEKNAGTSGPIKSGFDYESISDKEADTDTTESEDDTCSSYTDTEVDVIFSKSGNTLENRSRISSLSPDNFETSKQKNEASESSLSPEFDQRQNLSKSLPGLVFHLPRKQLSLSDDSLAADRDLSTKKADKHENTEEKVLKSARSRNLLKNSSSSKLESSRISANASTLIEETRLPNKQIPSFLNASPYHQPPGDADRDLDAVQERSPTQRAKMLYTEESMVELTNCRVTPSSISDPCNAVPMPTRHPTTFNLYMAPSSYPVRARQIDSTEDFVVSWLYMQPTVIFPLQTSFRTMIVRMKGTVEFRSNPCVSSRTLLDSVTKLVELEAGRLFHIANTGKEVALIQMTEILR, from the exons ATGAACGCAAA AGATCTAAATCCATCTCTTCCTGTTTTTGATGATGCTGACCAAGAAAATGGTAACCACAGATTAAAGACTCCTGTAGCTACAAGAACCAAAGCattgcaaagaaagaaatatgAAATAGAAGGGGAAATCAAATATGTAAAACCTCTCCAAGCTGCTGCTGCATCACACAAGAAATTATCAGAAAATGTACAGATGAACACTTCAAGTCACCACTTACAAGTTGCTCCAGAGCAACTTCATCGTGAACCTAATGGGTCCAAGAAGAAAG attCACGAATAACGAATCCATCGACGCAAAAGGTATACGAACCAACCCCTAAACGACTGAGGATTGTTTCAAATGTACAAAACTTTGATAGAAACATGGAATCTATCATTGAGGCTTGCGCAAAAAATGTGAGCACAAGTGATAAATCGA ATCAAACGTTAGAGAAGCATCTTGATGGAAAGACTATATTTGTATCTCCTGCAAAACAGCTGGCTATTAAACCTGCAGTGACCATAG GTACCAAAATACCTGGAAGTAATCGATCAGGAAAAAAGTTGACGGTTTCAACAAACAATTGCACCGACTTAGAGGAATTCTCGTCTATTGATG GTGTGAAATCTGCCAAAAGCGGCCGAACAAAAAGAGGAGTTCTATCAGGCTATGCTGACGGTGGAACAGAACTATCAACGTCTTTACCCAACCGCCCAATGTCTACCAAGCAGGGTTTAG AGAAAAACGCGGGGACATCAGGACCAATAAAATCAGGGTTTGACTATGAATCGATCTCAGACAAGGAGGCTGACACCGATACAACGG AAAGTGAAGATGATACATGCTCCTCCTATACTGATACAGAAGTTGACGTAATTTTCTCCAAAAGTGGAAACACCCTCGAGAACAGAAGCCGGATAAGTTCCCTTTCCCCTGACAACTTTGAAACgtcaaaacagaaaaatgaagCTTCGGAGTCTTCACTTTCTCCAGAGTTTGATCAAAGGCAGAATTTGTCGAAATCCCTGCCAGGTTTAGTATTCCATTTACCCAGGAAACAACTCTCACTCTCCGACGACTCTTTAGCGGCTGATCGCGATCTGAGCACTAAAAAAGCCGATAAGCATGAAAATACCGAAGAAAAGGTCTTGAAGTCGGCTCGGAGCAGAAATTTATTGAAAAACTCGTCCTCTTCGAAATTGGAATCATCCCGTATTTCTGCAAATGCCAGCACACTCATAGAAG AGACGCGTTTGCCAAATAAACAAATCCCATCTTTCCTGAATGCATCGCCATACCATCAACCACCGGGAGACGCGGACAGGGATTTGGATG CAGTACAGGAAAGAAGTCCCACTCAACGTGCCAAAATGCTCTATACTGAAGAAAGTATGGTTGAGTTGACCAACTGCAGGGTGACACCTAGTTCTATATCAGATCCATGCAACGCAGTTCCCATGCCTACCCGACATCCAACTACATTTAATCTTTACATGGCTCCTAGTAGTTACCCTGTACGAGCACGTCAAATTGACTCGACGGAAGATTTCGTGGTTTCGTGGCTATACATGCAACCTACAGTTATTTTCCCCTTACAAACTTCCTTCCGTACCATG ATCGTCCGTATGAAGGGCACTGTAGAGTTCAGAAGCAATCCGTGTGTTTCAAGTCGCACGTTGCTGGACTCAGTAACCAAATTAGTGGAACTTGAGGCCGGCCGTCTTTTTCATATTGCAAATACAGGAAAAGAAGTTGCATTGATCCAGATGACCGAAATTTTGCGATAA